CTGAATCTGCCGATCCTTGCCTGCCCGCTTGAGTGTGCTCGAAACCCGCACCGCAGGAATGACGGCGTGATGTTTCTCCGCCGCCGCGAACAGTTCTCCCACCCACTTATCGGTAATCAGCGGTCGGGCGGCATCGTGGATGGCCACGTAATCGATGTCGGCTTTAACACGGGCCAGCGCGTTCTGTACCGAGTCCGCCCGTTCTTCTCCCCCGGGAACGATTTCGATATCCATGAACGCCAGATTCGGACGGAACTTCTGTTTGAACCATTCAATATCATCCGTTGAGACCGAAATAATCAGCTGCTTCACATCTTCGCGATTGGAAAAGATCTCCGCAGACCGCACCCAGACGGCGCGGCCTTTCAGATCCATGAAGGGTTTCTTCTGTGGTCCCGATCCCAGGATCTTCGCCCCCTTCGACTGAAACCGGCTGCTCTTTCCTGCTGCTGCCAGGATGACTGCAAACGTTGCCACTGCACTATCCTCTCTGATGTAACTGACATGAAACCGTCTTGCTGTTTCTGAAGTTTAACAAGCCGTAAATCGTCATCCAATAGCGCGCCCCTGCCAATTTCACCGTCCCCCGTTGAAATCGTTACGATCCCTGCCATCAGCAGTCCACAACCGTTGTCAAAAAACAACACGCGCGCTGCATGATGCCTTTTCACCACAGACCACGGTGCCTTTCCCAGGCATTCCAGACAGTTTTACTTTTCTCAAGCTGTTTGACTTCAGTCACTTAAACAGAGTCCGTCTGAATTCCTTAACAGTCTGGCATTGCATTTGTTTAAAAACAGAAGCACTTCGGTCAGACACGCTCGCCGTGTTAACACCAGATCGAGGTTCAACATCCTGAGTTACCACCTGGTCATCTGGAAATAGAGAAAGTCATTATGGAACTGCCTACACTGATTCTCGTCACACGCGATACTGTCCTGCAGCAACAGATCCTGGCACATTTCAAGAAAACATTTCATTTGATCATCTGCAGTACTCTGGAAGACTGCCTGGCCCACTGCCGGGAACAGGAGATCGACTCCATTCTCGTCGATCTGCGGTTCCTGATTTCAGGCGGACACCAGGAAGATCATCTGCTCGAGCAGATTGAACACCACGCCCCCGAAACCGAACTGATCATGCTGACCGAGGAGGAATGTCCGGAAATCCTCGAACGTCGAGTCGCCTGCGGTACCCTGAAACACATCAGAGGCTTCGCCAGCGAAGCGGAACTGCTGCTCGACATCGATTCTTTGTTGAACCCGGAAGAAAAAGTACTGGTCAGCGAAACCATGTCCATGAACGCGGGCGGTACCCCCGTCGCATCAACCGGTGGTAGTGCTGGTCGAGGCAGGTCCTCTGGGTCCCGGCACAACAGGCAACAGGACGAGGTCCCACTGGAATCGGACACATCAATTCTACACGGGATTACCCGTCGCTTTGAAACCAGTTCGCATGAGATGAAGATCATGCTCAACGAACTGGAGATCGCCGCTCAACACGATGTGACCGTACTGCTCATCGGGGAAACCGGAGCCGGTAAAACATACCTCTCGCGGCTGATTCACGAAGTCTCTCCCCGCCGGGATGAACCGTTCCTGAACGTCGCCTGTGGTGCTCTACCCAACGACCTGATTGAAAGTGAACTCTTCGGCCACACCCGAGGTTCGTTTACCAGTGCCCACGCCGATAAGGAAGGTAAGTTTCTCGCTGCCGGCCGGGGTACGATTCTGCTGGACGAAATCGATGTGCTCGGCCCCGAACAGCAGGTCAAACTGTTACGGGTCATCGAAACCGGCGAGTTCGAACCGATCGGCTCCAATAAGACACACGTCAACCAGGCACGACTCGTCGTGGCCAGCAACATGGACCTGCAGCCGCTGGTTGAACAGGGCAAATTCCGACCGGACCTTTACTATCGTCTCAACATGCTGAAGTTTGACGTCCTTCCGCTGCGTCGTCGCAAGTCGGACGTCATCATGCTGGCAACAGGCTTCGTCAAACAGATGGCGACGAAACACAATATTGTGATCGAAGGCATCGACGATGAATTCCTCGACGCACTCCACGCCTACCCCTGGCCCGGCAACGTGCGTGAACTGGAAAACGTGATTCGCCGTGCCGTGATTTACTGTCGCGACGGTATCTTACGCAGAGAGAATCTGCCGACACACATTCTGATGGGACAGGCCGGACCAACCAACGATCCGTCGGTCATCCTGGGTCACCAGAGACAGAGCGACTCCGAACGACTGGGCGATCAGGTCGCGGTTACCGAGAAAGAACTGATCGAGCAGGCTCTGTTCAAGAACAATTACAGCCGCACCAACACGGCGAAAACACTGGGCATCAGCCGCGTCACGCTGTACAACAAAATGAAGAAGTACGGCATGAGCACAAAAAAATGATGACACTCGATCGAGTGTCATCATGGTTGATCCGTCTGGAATGAAGGTCGATTATTTCTTCGGACCGACCAGTTCGACCAGGTTGCCATCGGGATCGCGAACCAGTGCCAGGTAAACCCCTTTAGGGAAACCTTCCGGCAGTGAGATCGGTCCTTTGGCAATCGGCTTGACGCCATAAGCTTTCGCCCGTTCAAGGGCGGCATTCATGTCTTTGACGTAGAGCGTCAGGTAGCTCACACCCAGTGATGAGTGGATGAAGGAGTTGTCGACCTTCTTACCCGGTGCCTCTTTGAACTGCATCAGTTTGACATTGGTCGCCGTTTTATCATTCGCCAGTACCAGGGGATACACTTTGAACGCCTGGTAATCGGACAGACCCGAGTCGCCTCCCATTTCGGGAGTCACTGCGAACATCTCGCGTTCCTGCATGCCAAGGGCGTTTTTATAGAACTCGAGAGATTTCTCCAGGTCGCTGACCACAATCCCAAAGTCGACGGTGGATTTGGCATATTCGACATCCGGCACAGTCTTGCTACTGGCGGCCCACGCGGCGATCCCACTGACGATGAACACGATCAACGTCGTACAGACCAGCTCGCGATTCACAAAACTGGAATTCTTCATCAAGCAACTCCTGAATTAAAAAAAGATCAGACCCGCTCTTCACCTTTGCAGGTCTCTATTACATCAGGCTACTTGCATCTGAGGCAGACCTCAAGCCGATCTCATCCCTTTCTGCAAAACTAACTCAATTCCCCACTTAGTTCAAAAACTGATCTTGTGATTTCAGGCAGACTCGTTCTACACCCCACAATAACACACGCCGATCTGTGATTTTTTCGTTGAACCACTTCCGGGAAATGATATAACAGCTGAACACATCCTGCCTGAAAATATGACTATTGTGGTTTCGAAAAGGATCCAAGATGAAATCTATACTGCCCGTGCTCACCGGCTGCCTGATCTGTCTCACACTCGTTCTCACTCCCGATGCACAGTCCCGCGCGGATGAGAAAAAACAGACCAACCGCACCCGCTTCTATATCGCCTCCCCCGAAGGCAAAGATCCCCAGGTGTTTTTCGTTGCGGAAGACTACTACAACACCGGCTCCCCCGTGTTTTCTCCCGATGGACAGAAGCTCGCCTTCGATGGCTGGAAATCGCAGGAGGGGGAAAGTTTCTCGAATGTCCACATCATGGTCGTCAACGCAGATGGATCTGACTTCAAGGTCCTGCGTCCCGGCGCAATGCCCAGTTGGTCACCCGGCGGAAACCGCATCGCTTTCTCCAAGCCCCCTTACAGTGTCGCGGTGATGAACGCGGATGGCACTAATGAGAAAATCATCGCCGAACGAGGCTGGGGCGGACAATGGTCGCCCGACGGAACACGCATCGCCTACTACTACGGCAACAATATCCGTATATATAACCTGATCGAAGACACGACAACCGAGCTCTTTCCGCAAGAAAACAATCCTTACGCCAGTTTCACCTGGAACATGACCTGGTCCCCCGACAGCAACTGGATCTGCATTTTGGGCCGACGGGCTGAGGACCGGAGTTACGATGTCCTCACCGTCAACACCGCCGGCAGTAAGGCAGGTTATAAAGTTCATTTCAACAGTAAACGCTCTCCTTACCAGGACATGGCCTGGTCGCCGCGGGGAGACCAGATCGTCTTCGGCTCTCCAACCTCGCCCCGACAACTGCTGCAATTCAACCCCGCGGAGGACAAACCACCCACGCCGCTGGACATCACCGTGGACGGAAACATCAACGGCGACGTTACCTTTTCCCCCGACGGTCAACGGCTGCTGTTCAACGCACGCGATAAATAGCGAGAACTTTCTTATCAGCCAGAACCAGTAACCACAGAGAGAATCATATGCACGCCTTTCCCAAACTGCTGACACTCATCTGTACGATCGGCCTGCTCTGCCAGGCTGGTCTCTCCAGTTACGCGGACGAAAAAACGAACGTCAAACGCGTGCGTTTTTATCAAGTCTCACCAGAGGGAGGCGCAGCGAAACTGTTCCTGGTGCCCGGTGAATACCATACCGCCGGCTCTCCGGTCTTTTCGCCTGACGGAACGAAGTTCGCCTTTGACGGCCGTAAATCACAGCAGGGAGAATCATTCTCGGACGGTAAAGTCATGGTCTGTAACGCGGATGGCAGCCAGTTGAATGCAATCGGCTCAGGCGTCATG
The nucleotide sequence above comes from Gimesia sp.. Encoded proteins:
- the ispD gene encoding 2-C-methyl-D-erythritol 4-phosphate cytidylyltransferase — translated: MATFAVILAAAGKSSRFQSKGAKILGSGPQKKPFMDLKGRAVWVRSAEIFSNREDVKQLIISVSTDDIEWFKQKFRPNLAFMDIEIVPGGEERADSVQNALARVKADIDYVAIHDAARPLITDKWVGELFAAAEKHHAVIPAVRVSSTLKRAGKDRQIQETVDRTDLWAAQTPQVFQRQILLDAYAKRGDFQPTDEAQLVEHIGQAVTIVEGSPLNQKITTAADFKMAEALVNALPKPKGIQALHPFADEEPRGIL
- a CDS encoding sigma-54 dependent transcriptional regulator encodes the protein MELPTLILVTRDTVLQQQILAHFKKTFHLIICSTLEDCLAHCREQEIDSILVDLRFLISGGHQEDHLLEQIEHHAPETELIMLTEEECPEILERRVACGTLKHIRGFASEAELLLDIDSLLNPEEKVLVSETMSMNAGGTPVASTGGSAGRGRSSGSRHNRQQDEVPLESDTSILHGITRRFETSSHEMKIMLNELEIAAQHDVTVLLIGETGAGKTYLSRLIHEVSPRRDEPFLNVACGALPNDLIESELFGHTRGSFTSAHADKEGKFLAAGRGTILLDEIDVLGPEQQVKLLRVIETGEFEPIGSNKTHVNQARLVVASNMDLQPLVEQGKFRPDLYYRLNMLKFDVLPLRRRKSDVIMLATGFVKQMATKHNIVIEGIDDEFLDALHAYPWPGNVRELENVIRRAVIYCRDGILRRENLPTHILMGQAGPTNDPSVILGHQRQSDSERLGDQVAVTEKELIEQALFKNNYSRTNTAKTLGISRVTLYNKMKKYGMSTKK
- a CDS encoding translocation protein TolB, with product MKSILPVLTGCLICLTLVLTPDAQSRADEKKQTNRTRFYIASPEGKDPQVFFVAEDYYNTGSPVFSPDGQKLAFDGWKSQEGESFSNVHIMVVNADGSDFKVLRPGAMPSWSPGGNRIAFSKPPYSVAVMNADGTNEKIIAERGWGGQWSPDGTRIAYYYGNNIRIYNLIEDTTTELFPQENNPYASFTWNMTWSPDSNWICILGRRAEDRSYDVLTVNTAGSKAGYKVHFNSKRSPYQDMAWSPRGDQIVFGSPTSPRQLLQFNPAEDKPPTPLDITVDGNINGDVTFSPDGQRLLFNARDK
- a CDS encoding VOC family protein; this translates as MKNSSFVNRELVCTTLIVFIVSGIAAWAASSKTVPDVEYAKSTVDFGIVVSDLEKSLEFYKNALGMQEREMFAVTPEMGGDSGLSDYQAFKVYPLVLANDKTATNVKLMQFKEAPGKKVDNSFIHSSLGVSYLTLYVKDMNAALERAKAYGVKPIAKGPISLPEGFPKGVYLALVRDPDGNLVELVGPKK